The following proteins are co-located in the Tripterygium wilfordii isolate XIE 37 chromosome 2, ASM1340144v1, whole genome shotgun sequence genome:
- the LOC119980304 gene encoding ribonuclease 3-like, with protein sequence MEPTKYSILIKLLVIQYLSILCVSQDFDFFYFVQQWPGSYCDTKKSCCYPKTGKPAADFGIHGLWPNYKDGSYPSNCNPDSEFDKSQISDLISSLQKTWPTLSCPSNDGVNFWTHEWEKHGTCSESELDQHDYFQAGLKLKETANLLQILKDAGIKPDDRFYELDSIVDAIKEGTKYTPGIECNVDQSHNTQLYQIYMCVDTSGSDFIECPILPRGRCQSSVQFPKF encoded by the exons ATGGAACCCACCAAGTATTCAATCTTGATAAAGCTTTTGGTGATACAGTATCTGTCAATCCTCTGTGTTTCGCAGGATTTTGATTTCTTCTACTTTGTTCAACAG TGGCCTGGATCATATTGTGACACAAAGAAAAGCTGCTGCTATCCAAAGACAGGAAAACCTGCAGCAGATTTTGGAATTCATGGGCTTTGGCCTAATTACAAGGATGGATCTTACCCATCAAACTGTAATCCTGATAGTGAATTCGATAAATCTCAG ATATCAGATCTTATCAGCAGTTTGCAGAAAACATGGCCAACATTGTCGTGCCCGAGCAACGACGGGGTGAATTTCTGGACACATGAATGGGAAAAACATGGGACGTGCTCAGAATCTGAACTTGACCAGCATGACTACTTCCAAGCAGGTCTTAAACTCAAGGAGACAGCAAACCTCCTCCAGATTCTAAAGGATGCAG GGATCAAACCAGATGACAGATTTTATGAGCTAGACAGCATTGTAGATGCTATAAAGGAAGGCACAAAGTACACTCCAGGGATAGAGTGCAATGTGGACCAATCCCATAACACACAACTTTAccagatatatatgtgtgttgaTACTTCTGGATCTGATTTCATTGAATGCCCAATCCTACCGAGGGGAAGATGCCAATCCAGTGTCCAGTTCCCCAAGTTCTAA
- the LOC120013319 gene encoding beta-1,3-galactosyltransferase GALT1-like isoform X2: MATVPPEVQNSSNPLEWVQSTVPPAVQNPGNDSQVVSTATVVFRLFAQRNVSNEERQSLQTWNLMKNLINHSQVLPNGMEAIKQAGSAWNSLMGSLEEEKRGSVNDSSNRRAKEKQCPHFLNKMNASELDSSGYRLLFPCGLTQGSAITIIGTPNGLLGNFRIDLTGESVPEEPDPPIILHYNVRIHGDKITEDPVIVQNTWTVGHDWGEEERCPSPVPEKSKKVDELDQCNKMVGRNGTLQSGVARRSSMMQEGLKSRRYFPFKQGYPFVATLRVGSEGMQMTVDGKHITSFAYRETLEPWLVSEVRLSGDLQLISVLASGLPTSEESEHVIDLEALKSTPLSPKTSLELFLGVFSTANNFKRRMAVRRTWMQYPAVRTGLVAVRFFVGLHKNQIVNEELWNEARTYGDVQLMPFVDYYSLITWKTLGICIFGTEVVSAKFVMKTDDDSFVRVDEVLASLERVKLSHGLLYGLINSDSRPHRSSDSKWYISPEEWRDEKYPPWAHGPGYVVSQDIAKAVYKMHREGRLKMFKLEDVAMGIWIADIAKDGLKVQYKNEERIHNLGCKDGYVVAHYQGAREMLCLWQKLEERKGAKCCGD, from the exons ATG GCTACAGTTCCTcctgaagttcaaaattccagtAATCCTCTTGAGTGGGTGCAGTCTACAGTTCCTCCTGCAGTTCAAAATCCAGGGAATGATTCTCAAGTGGTATCTACCGCGACTGTGGTCTTCAGGCTCTTTGCTCAAAGGAATGTCTCAAATGAAGAACGACAGTCTTTGCAGACATGGAATCTTATGAAAAACTTAATTAATCACTCTCAGGTTTTGCCTAATGGAATGGAGGCTATAAAGCAAGCTGGAAGTGCTTGGAATAGCCTTATGGGTTCACTTGAAGAGGAAAAGCGTGGTTCTGTGAATGACAGTTCAAATAGGAGAGCAAAAGAGAAACAGTGTCCTCATTTTCTTAATAAAATGAATGCTTCAGAACTTGATAGTAGTGGTTATAGGTTGCTGTTTCCTTGTGGCCTGACTCAGGGTTCTGCCATCACAATCATTGGCACTCCAAATGGTCTTCTGGGCAACTTTCGGATTGATTTAACGGGTGAGTCAGTTCCAGAGGAGCCTGACCCCCCTATTATTTTGCATTACAATGTTAGGATCCATGGTGATAAGATAACCGAGGACCCAGTAATTGTCCAAAACACATGGACTGTAGGTCATGATTGGGGTGAAGAGGAGCGTTGTCCGTCCCCTGTTCCCGAAAAGAGTAAGAAAG TGGACGAGTTGGATCAATGTAACAAGATGGTGGGTAGAAATGGTACTCTGCAATCTGGTGTTGCAAGGCGCTCTTCAATGATGCAGGAAGGATTGAAAAGCAGGAGATATTTTCCTTTTAAGCAAGGGTATCCATTTGTTGCAACACTAAGAGTGGGATCAGAGGGAATGCAAATGACAGTTGATGGAAAGCATATAACATCTTTTGCTTACCGTGAA ACATTGGAACCATGGCTGGTTAGTGAAGTTAGGCTTTCTGGGGACTTGCAATTAATTTCTGTCCTGGCTAGTGGTTTACCAACATCAGAGGAGTCAGAGCATGTAATTGACTTAGAGGCACTCAAATCCactccactctctccaaaaacatcATTAGAGCTCTTCCTTGGGGTATTCTCTACAGCAAATAATTTCAAGCGCAGAATGGCTGTGCGAAGAACATGGATGCAGTATCCTGCAGTACGTACAGGGCTTGTCGCTGTTCGCTTCTTTGTTGGTCTG CATAAAAACCAAATAGTGAATGAGGAACTCTGGAACGAAGCACGGACATATGGGGACGTACAGCTGATGCCTTTCGTGGACTACTACAGCCTCATCACTTGGAAAACTTTAGGCATTTGCATCTTTGGG ACGGAGGTTGTGTCAGCTAAATTTGTCATGAAGACGGACGATGATTCATTTGTTCGTGTAGATGAGGTGCTGGCCTCTTTGGAAAGGGTGAAATTGAGTCATGGCTTGCTTTATGGACTCATCAACTCTGATTCACGGCCTCATCGAAGCTCTGATAGCAAGTGGTATATTAGTCCCGAG GAATGGCGTGACGAGAAGTACCCACCATGGGCACATGGTCCTGGCTATGTGGTATCCCAAGACATAGCAAAGGCAGTCTACAAGATGCACAGGGAGGGTCGGCTTAAG ATGTTTAAACTGGAAGATGTGGCAATGGGAATTTGGATTGCGGATATTGCGAAGGATGGTTTGAAAGTTCAATACAAGAATGAAGAACGGATCCATAATTTGGGTTGCAAAGATGGGTACGTAGTTGCCCACTACCAAGGTGCAAGAGAGATGCTTTGTCTGTGGCAAAAACTGGAAGAGAGAAAAGGTGCCAAGTGTTGTGGTGACTGA
- the LOC120013319 gene encoding beta-1,3-galactosyltransferase GALT1-like isoform X1, with amino-acid sequence MEIRPKFFDLSLSTRMKKWFGGCVIASLFMLLIFRYAVMKNPVVQGYLPNPFANSSNPLEWVQATVPPEVQNSSNPLEWVQSTVPPAVQNPGNDSQVVSTATVVFRLFAQRNVSNEERQSLQTWNLMKNLINHSQVLPNGMEAIKQAGSAWNSLMGSLEEEKRGSVNDSSNRRAKEKQCPHFLNKMNASELDSSGYRLLFPCGLTQGSAITIIGTPNGLLGNFRIDLTGESVPEEPDPPIILHYNVRIHGDKITEDPVIVQNTWTVGHDWGEEERCPSPVPEKSKKVDELDQCNKMVGRNGTLQSGVARRSSMMQEGLKSRRYFPFKQGYPFVATLRVGSEGMQMTVDGKHITSFAYRETLEPWLVSEVRLSGDLQLISVLASGLPTSEESEHVIDLEALKSTPLSPKTSLELFLGVFSTANNFKRRMAVRRTWMQYPAVRTGLVAVRFFVGLHKNQIVNEELWNEARTYGDVQLMPFVDYYSLITWKTLGICIFGTEVVSAKFVMKTDDDSFVRVDEVLASLERVKLSHGLLYGLINSDSRPHRSSDSKWYISPEEWRDEKYPPWAHGPGYVVSQDIAKAVYKMHREGRLKMFKLEDVAMGIWIADIAKDGLKVQYKNEERIHNLGCKDGYVVAHYQGAREMLCLWQKLEERKGAKCCGD; translated from the exons ATGGAGATCAGGCCTAAATTTTTTGATCTAAGTTTAAGTACCAGGATGAAGAAATGGTTCGGTGGTTGTGTGATTGCGTCCCTGTTTATGTTGCTCATCTTTAGATATGCAGTCATGAAAAATCCTGTGGTACAAGGTTATCTGCCAAATCCCTTTGCCAATTCTAGTAATCCTCTTGAGTGGGTGCAGGCTACAGTTCCTcctgaagttcaaaattccagtAATCCTCTTGAGTGGGTGCAGTCTACAGTTCCTCCTGCAGTTCAAAATCCAGGGAATGATTCTCAAGTGGTATCTACCGCGACTGTGGTCTTCAGGCTCTTTGCTCAAAGGAATGTCTCAAATGAAGAACGACAGTCTTTGCAGACATGGAATCTTATGAAAAACTTAATTAATCACTCTCAGGTTTTGCCTAATGGAATGGAGGCTATAAAGCAAGCTGGAAGTGCTTGGAATAGCCTTATGGGTTCACTTGAAGAGGAAAAGCGTGGTTCTGTGAATGACAGTTCAAATAGGAGAGCAAAAGAGAAACAGTGTCCTCATTTTCTTAATAAAATGAATGCTTCAGAACTTGATAGTAGTGGTTATAGGTTGCTGTTTCCTTGTGGCCTGACTCAGGGTTCTGCCATCACAATCATTGGCACTCCAAATGGTCTTCTGGGCAACTTTCGGATTGATTTAACGGGTGAGTCAGTTCCAGAGGAGCCTGACCCCCCTATTATTTTGCATTACAATGTTAGGATCCATGGTGATAAGATAACCGAGGACCCAGTAATTGTCCAAAACACATGGACTGTAGGTCATGATTGGGGTGAAGAGGAGCGTTGTCCGTCCCCTGTTCCCGAAAAGAGTAAGAAAG TGGACGAGTTGGATCAATGTAACAAGATGGTGGGTAGAAATGGTACTCTGCAATCTGGTGTTGCAAGGCGCTCTTCAATGATGCAGGAAGGATTGAAAAGCAGGAGATATTTTCCTTTTAAGCAAGGGTATCCATTTGTTGCAACACTAAGAGTGGGATCAGAGGGAATGCAAATGACAGTTGATGGAAAGCATATAACATCTTTTGCTTACCGTGAA ACATTGGAACCATGGCTGGTTAGTGAAGTTAGGCTTTCTGGGGACTTGCAATTAATTTCTGTCCTGGCTAGTGGTTTACCAACATCAGAGGAGTCAGAGCATGTAATTGACTTAGAGGCACTCAAATCCactccactctctccaaaaacatcATTAGAGCTCTTCCTTGGGGTATTCTCTACAGCAAATAATTTCAAGCGCAGAATGGCTGTGCGAAGAACATGGATGCAGTATCCTGCAGTACGTACAGGGCTTGTCGCTGTTCGCTTCTTTGTTGGTCTG CATAAAAACCAAATAGTGAATGAGGAACTCTGGAACGAAGCACGGACATATGGGGACGTACAGCTGATGCCTTTCGTGGACTACTACAGCCTCATCACTTGGAAAACTTTAGGCATTTGCATCTTTGGG ACGGAGGTTGTGTCAGCTAAATTTGTCATGAAGACGGACGATGATTCATTTGTTCGTGTAGATGAGGTGCTGGCCTCTTTGGAAAGGGTGAAATTGAGTCATGGCTTGCTTTATGGACTCATCAACTCTGATTCACGGCCTCATCGAAGCTCTGATAGCAAGTGGTATATTAGTCCCGAG GAATGGCGTGACGAGAAGTACCCACCATGGGCACATGGTCCTGGCTATGTGGTATCCCAAGACATAGCAAAGGCAGTCTACAAGATGCACAGGGAGGGTCGGCTTAAG ATGTTTAAACTGGAAGATGTGGCAATGGGAATTTGGATTGCGGATATTGCGAAGGATGGTTTGAAAGTTCAATACAAGAATGAAGAACGGATCCATAATTTGGGTTGCAAAGATGGGTACGTAGTTGCCCACTACCAAGGTGCAAGAGAGATGCTTTGTCTGTGGCAAAAACTGGAAGAGAGAAAAGGTGCCAAGTGTTGTGGTGACTGA
- the LOC120013342 gene encoding 50S ribosomal protein L18 gives MLRTLDCTALTSIPPQFYMPDIFGAQLRPLKLPLLQRQITLVKPLVVEAKAKARANTRKESAKTRNRRIRKKYDGTPAKPRLSVFCSAKQLYATLVDDERKRCIFSGSTSQESIRGDPPCTTIEAARRLGEEVVMTCEELDINEISSYDRNGFARGERMQAFEIAISAYGFLAR, from the exons ATGCTTCGAACACTGGATTGTACGGCCCTTACAAGCATTCCTCCACAGTTTTACATGCCTGATATCTTTGGAGCCCAATTGAGACCATTAAAGTTGCCACTACTGCAGAGACAAA TTACCTTGGTGAAGCCATTGGTGGTTGAAGCAAAAGCAAAGGCCAGAGCAAATACTCGAAAAGAAAGCGCAAAAACTCGAAACAGAAGGATCCGAAAGAAG TATGACGGTACACCTGCGAAACCGAGGCTATCAGTCTTCTGTTCAGCTAAGCAGTTATATGCTACGCTGGTAGATGATGAGAGGAAGAGATGCATATTTAGTGGAAGCACTTCACAGGAGTCAATACGCGGGGATCCTCCATGTACCACCATT GAAGCTGCTCGACGTCTTGGTGAAGAGGTTGTCATGACTTGTGAAGAATTGGATATTAATGAGATTTCGTCTTATGATCGCAATGGTTTTGCTCGTGGAGAAAGAATGCAAGCCTTTGAGATTGCAATTTCCGCGTATGGGTTCTTAGCACGCTAG